From Thermodesulfovibrionales bacterium, one genomic window encodes:
- the ispD gene encoding 2-C-methyl-D-erythritol 4-phosphate cytidylyltransferase has product MEEKIIAIVPTAGLGKRLGPGTNKPFTLVLNRPLIVWTLEALHRVEEITEIIPVIKESDIAAGADIVEGYHFSKIRRIAPGGRERQDSVYNGLKLVNGEADIVIVHDGVRPFIDAESIRCALSAMRGVDGVVTAVPVKDTIKEVEPVDGESAGQGAGCVVRKTLNRDTLWAAQTPQVFLLRSLMGAYEKATAERFYGTDDSVLVERNGGKVKVIMGSYENIKITTSEDISVAEMLLKKRLGI; this is encoded by the coding sequence ATGGAGGAGAAGATCATAGCCATTGTGCCGACAGCCGGTCTCGGCAAGAGGCTTGGCCCCGGCACCAATAAACCATTCACCCTGGTTCTGAACAGACCTCTTATCGTCTGGACCTTAGAAGCCCTTCACCGCGTTGAAGAGATTACCGAGATCATCCCTGTTATCAAGGAATCTGATATAGCGGCCGGTGCTGATATTGTTGAGGGGTACCATTTCTCTAAGATCAGACGGATCGCACCCGGCGGCCGCGAGAGGCAGGACTCAGTTTACAACGGCCTGAAGCTCGTGAACGGTGAGGCCGATATTGTAATTGTCCACGACGGTGTGAGGCCCTTCATTGATGCGGAGAGTATACGATGCGCCCTCAGCGCCATGAGAGGCGTCGATGGCGTCGTAACGGCGGTTCCCGTAAAAGATACCATAAAGGAAGTAGAGCCGGTCGACGGCGAATCGGCGGGCCAGGGAGCTGGCTGTGTGGTCAGAAAAACCCTGAACCGTGACACCCTCTGGGCGGCACAGACACCTCAGGTCTTTTTGCTCCGCTCCCTCATGGGGGCTTATGAGAAGGCGACGGCAGAAAGATTCTATGGGACCGATGACTCGGTCCTCGTGGAAAGGAACGGGGGAAAGGTGAAGGTCATCATGGGATCCTATGAAAACATCAAAATCACGACATCCGAGGATATCTCCGTGGCAGAGATGTTGCTGAAGAAAAGGCTGGGCATCTGA